In Oceanispirochaeta sp., the DNA window TGCGAAAATCACCAAAAGGTCCGATAAGGCCCATCTTATCCCCTTCTTTAAGATTTTCATGAACATAGGTTGTGGCAATCCCTCCGGGTACAAGGCGGATTAAAAGTTCGACCTTATTATGATCCAGCGGCCTGGATGACATGGAATAGGCTCTCTGAGTCGATCCTTTGACCTTGGCGTAGGGAGGAACCACAATTTGCACGTACATTCCCGAGTGAAAGGTAATGCTTTCCTCACCCAGATCAAAGACGACTTCTTTGATATCATAGGTCAGATCTTTGATACTCAGGACGGTTGCATTGAATTGTTTTACATTAAACAATTCTTCGGGAATATGGATGGACAGGTCCGATTTTACCTTGATCTGACAGGCGAGTCGAACATTATCTGCCATTTCCTCTTTTGTCAGATAGGGAGTCTCTGTGGGCAGATGAGGGCCTACATCCGTGGTGACCTGACATTTACAGGCACCGCAGCTTCCTTTCCCTCCACAGGCAGAGGGTAGGAAAATCCCCTTTGTGGATAAAAGAGACAGCAGATGATCTCCTCCATTGACGGTCTCAACTTTTGTTCCCTCATTGATGTCGATCTTACATTCGCCATAATTGTTGACAACCTTGTCTATCAGGGCTATCAGAGCTGCCAGAACGCCTGATATACAGGCAATGGTTAGTGGTGCAATCAAAAAACTCACGATTTCATTCTCCTTGGTTGTTTAAACTCACTGAACAATCAGCATGCCGGAGAATCCGACAAAGGCCATCGCCATGAAACCTATGGTGATTAATGTGATTCCCGGTCCTTCCAGTCCGGCTGGGACGGGAGATTTCTGCAGTTTCTTCTGAATCGCCGCCAGGGCCATGATGGCCAGCCACCATCCAAGACCCGAACCAAGACCGTAAAACAGGGTCTGCAACAGGTCATAGTGTCTGATTTCCACAAAAAGAGCGACACCGAGGATGGCACAATTCACCGTGATCAGAGGCAGAAAAATTCCCAGAGACATATAGAGGGCAGGTGAGACCCGGTCTATCACCATTTCAAGAATCTGTACAGTGGCAGCAATGACAATGATAAAGACGATGTATCGGAGGTATAAAAGCTCCATGGGAATCAGCAGATAATTCAGTATCGCCCAGTTAATAACAGATGTCAGAGTGAGAACTACGGTCACAGCCAGACCCAGGCCGTTGGAAGATTTGATATCCTTGGATATGGAGATGAAGGAACACATTCCCAGAAAGTTGGCCAGGAGAATATTACTGGTGAAAATTGAGGCAAAGAAGAGAACAAAGGGATTAATATCCGGTGTCATTTGGCAACTCCTTTTTTCAGAATTATAGATTTTACTACCCAGAGGAAGGTTCCCAACAGAAAAAAGGCACTGGGTGCCATGACCATGATGGTCCATCTGGTAAAACTTTCGGGAAGGACGGTCATTCCGAAAAGGGTTCCGAATCCCAGGAGTTCCCGGATGAAGGCAATGATCATAAGGACCCACATATATCCCAGACCCGATGTTATGCCATCCCACAAGGAGAGAAGAGGCCCGTTCGCCTGCGCAAAAGTCTCAGCCCGTCCCATGATGATGCAGTTGGTGATAATCAGTCCCACATAAGGCCCCAGGGCTTTGCTTACTTCCGGCAGGTAGGCTCTGAGGAGTATATCCACAATGATGACATAGAACGCTATGATCAGGGTCTGAACAATCATTCTGACTTTGCGGGGAATGAGAGTCTTTAAGATAGAAACAGTCACATTCGTCAAGGCTGTGACAAAGACAAGAGCTATGGTCATTATAAATGTGTTGGTTAGGTTATTTGTTACAGCCAGGGTGGAACAGATACCCAGAATCTGTACAAAGACCGGGTTATTGTGCCATATATTATTTTTCAGAATAGTTGAGGGGCTTGATTCATTCATTTGCTGCTCCTTTCGGTTCTGAAAAGATTCAGTTCTTTATTCACAATCGTCTCCATGGATTTGCTTGTCAGAGAGGCGCCGGTGATTCCATCAACAATAGAATTATTGCTGTCTGTATCTGCAGAACCGCTTCCCTTGGCGACTTTGATTCCATCAGCCCCTATTTTCTCACCCTTGAATTGCTCTTTGAACCACTCTTCATCAATGCGTCCGCCGAGTCCGGGAGTTTCATTATGACTGATGATATCCAGGCCGACGATTCTGTCCAGAGCCCCATCTACGGCAATAATGCCTGTTATGGTTCCCCATAGACCGCTCCCGCTGAAGTATCCTATTAAAACCTCAGTTCCCTCTTTTACAGTTTTCAACCGGTCTCCGGCCTGAGGAACTGTCTCAAATAGCTTTTCATAGGTTGATGCAATATCTCCGGAATCAGAAGGAAGTATATCCAAAGCTTTTAAGACAGATTTTTGTACAGACACAAGGTTGTTCTTCTGGACCAGTTCTTTAGTTGCTCCATCGGCGAGGGATAGGAAAAAGACAAAAAAGAAGGCTACTAAAAAAGTAAAAATGACTGTATATATAATGCCGTTTTTATTCATTTCTTGACTCCTTTCCGGGGAGTGAACCATTCGTCAAACAAGGAAGCAAAGGTATTTCCCATAAGAATTGCGAAACTGGTTCCCTCCGGGAAGAGTGAGAAGACCCGGACAAGACAGGTCACACTCCCTATGAGAATCCCATAAAGGTACTGTGCCTGATTTTTTTTAGGTCCTGTAACAGGGTCGGTCGCCATAAAGACGATGACAAAGAGAACGCTTCCGGAAAACAGAGATTCCAGGGGAGGAAATGAGGAGGAGACCCCCATGAAAAAGAGAGCAGAAGAGAGAGCCAGAAAACTCAGGAGTGTCGATAGGATGATTCTCCAACTGGCTGTCTTTGTGAAAATCAGGTAGACCCCTGCTGCAATGATAAGGATCACCGCGCTTTCTCCCAGTGAACCGGCTCTGATACCGATGATGAGATCTTTCAGCTCTGGTATCACATTTCTGCGCATCAAGCCCAATGGAGTGGCTGTGGAAACAGTATCAACAGCATTCATTCCAAAACGACCGGGTGCCATCCAACCGGTTGTCATAAAGGATGGAAAACTGATGTAAACAAACAAGCGTCCTGCAATGGCAGGATTAAAGATATTCCGGCCGAAGCCTCCAAAGATACACTTCCCGAAGAGGACTCCAAAGATGATCCCCAGGGCCGCGATCCACAAGGGAACCAGAGGCGGCATGGAAAGAGCATAAAGAGAACAGGTCACGAGGACTGCCTCGGATACTTTTTTCCCCCTGGTTTTCATATACAGATATTCTGTTGCTGTTCCTGCCAGGAATACGACAGCATGAATTATCAATGAGCGTAATCCATAAAGGTAGACTGAAAAGATCATAATCGGAATGAGCGAGTAAACAACTCTCCGCATCATGATTTGTTTTTGGAACACAAAGGACCCCCTGAATTTTTTATATT includes these proteins:
- a CDS encoding FMN-binding protein; this encodes MNKNGIIYTVIFTFLVAFFFVFFLSLADGATKELVQKNNLVSVQKSVLKALDILPSDSGDIASTYEKLFETVPQAGDRLKTVKEGTEVLIGYFSGSGLWGTITGIIAVDGALDRIVGLDIISHNETPGLGGRIDEEWFKEQFKGEKIGADGIKVAKGSGSADTDSNNSIVDGITGASLTSKSMETIVNKELNLFRTERSSK
- a CDS encoding NADH:ubiquinone reductase (Na(+)-transporting) subunit E, translated to MTPDINPFVLFFASIFTSNILLANFLGMCSFISISKDIKSSNGLGLAVTVVLTLTSVINWAILNYLLIPMELLYLRYIVFIIVIAATVQILEMVIDRVSPALYMSLGIFLPLITVNCAILGVALFVEIRHYDLLQTLFYGLGSGLGWWLAIMALAAIQKKLQKSPVPAGLEGPGITLITIGFMAMAFVGFSGMLIVQ
- a CDS encoding RnfABCDGE type electron transport complex subunit D is translated as MFQKQIMMRRVVYSLIPIMIFSVYLYGLRSLIIHAVVFLAGTATEYLYMKTRGKKVSEAVLVTCSLYALSMPPLVPLWIAALGIIFGVLFGKCIFGGFGRNIFNPAIAGRLFVYISFPSFMTTGWMAPGRFGMNAVDTVSTATPLGLMRRNVIPELKDLIIGIRAGSLGESAVILIIAAGVYLIFTKTASWRIILSTLLSFLALSSALFFMGVSSSFPPLESLFSGSVLFVIVFMATDPVTGPKKNQAQYLYGILIGSVTCLVRVFSLFPEGTSFAILMGNTFASLFDEWFTPRKGVKK
- a CDS encoding NADH:ubiquinone reductase (Na(+)-transporting) subunit D, with the protein product MNESSPSTILKNNIWHNNPVFVQILGICSTLAVTNNLTNTFIMTIALVFVTALTNVTVSILKTLIPRKVRMIVQTLIIAFYVIIVDILLRAYLPEVSKALGPYVGLIITNCIIMGRAETFAQANGPLLSLWDGITSGLGYMWVLMIIAFIRELLGFGTLFGMTVLPESFTRWTIMVMAPSAFFLLGTFLWVVKSIILKKGVAK
- a CDS encoding NADH:ubiquinone reductase (Na(+)-transporting) subunit F codes for the protein MSFLIAPLTIACISGVLAALIALIDKVVNNYGECKIDINEGTKVETVNGGDHLLSLLSTKGIFLPSACGGKGSCGACKCQVTTDVGPHLPTETPYLTKEEMADNVRLACQIKVKSDLSIHIPEELFNVKQFNATVLSIKDLTYDIKEVVFDLGEESITFHSGMYVQIVVPPYAKVKGSTQRAYSMSSRPLDHNKVELLIRLVPGGIATTYVHENLKEGDKMGLIGPFGDFRRSSTDSIMLCVAGGSGMAPFKSILHDMIDSNVTNRDVWYFFGARSLRDMFYMDEMRALEKENSWFHFVPALSEPMEEDNWTGETGLITDVLDRFIKDSIGVEKDLEGYLCGSPGMINACNNVMTNNGIPIEKIYYDSFA